A stretch of Williamwhitmania taraxaci DNA encodes these proteins:
- a CDS encoding LTA synthase family protein yields MGHFFKTSIGRRILFLLQFFLFWIVFFFLSRALFLGYNYTLAKEMTFLEYLEVFGRGLWMDTSMTGYFALIASLLIGLLFFLKGRYLRGVFDTFVFLLLLLVVPIVLADVELYRNWGFRMDSTPLLYLKTPLEAAASLTLGYLVFYLLLTVSVVILFFFLFRRYVSQTLLGCNSGRFWLIPVFVFVASCMILPIRGGLGIAPMNTGKAYFSSNQFANHSGINVVWNVARSLLASQKNGKQYIYMEESQANAYFKEIMHDYHKPKSVLRMERPNVVIIVIESFTANLIQKLGGVAGVTPNFDALTGDGLLFSHIYSSGFRSEKGMAAIFSGYPDQPQTSVVKFPEKTQKLPFVSRELMKNGYSTAFYYGGDLNFANMRSYFMNGGFQKLVTVDDFPAAYNESKWGVNDQHLFDRLFADLQTAKGPFFYGLFTLSSHEPYEVPLKSKFLTSEEVGKYENSIHYTDQCLGNFFREVRKLPVWDSTLFIVVADHGHRLPGNYPSHDERKFRIPMLWLGGALSVRDSIVSKTGSQFDIAATLLTQMKVDRTAFNFSKDLLTHENVGFASYTYTDGFGFVTDSTVMVYDNTSNKFIQEQNGNESFGKKGKALFQLYQKHFSKL; encoded by the coding sequence ATGGGGCATTTTTTTAAGACTTCGATAGGCAGGCGTATCCTATTCCTTCTGCAGTTCTTTCTTTTTTGGATAGTTTTTTTCTTTTTAAGTAGGGCTCTTTTTCTGGGGTATAATTATACCCTAGCAAAAGAGATGACCTTCTTGGAGTATTTGGAGGTATTCGGAAGGGGATTGTGGATGGATACGAGCATGACAGGCTACTTTGCCTTGATTGCGTCGCTTCTCATAGGGTTACTCTTTTTCTTAAAGGGACGATACCTGAGGGGCGTTTTTGACACTTTTGTATTTCTTTTACTACTATTAGTCGTGCCCATTGTTCTAGCCGATGTTGAACTCTATCGTAACTGGGGCTTTCGGATGGATAGTACACCTTTGCTATATCTAAAAACACCACTCGAAGCAGCCGCCAGTTTAACCTTGGGTTACCTGGTATTTTACCTTCTTCTCACGGTAAGCGTTGTTATTCTCTTTTTCTTCCTATTTAGGCGTTATGTTTCCCAAACGCTACTTGGGTGCAATTCCGGACGATTCTGGTTGATTCCAGTTTTTGTTTTTGTGGCTTCCTGTATGATTCTACCCATTCGCGGTGGATTAGGAATTGCCCCCATGAATACAGGAAAGGCTTATTTTAGCTCGAACCAGTTTGCCAACCACTCGGGGATAAACGTAGTTTGGAATGTGGCTCGATCGCTTCTTGCATCTCAGAAAAATGGGAAGCAGTATATCTATATGGAGGAGAGCCAAGCAAACGCCTATTTCAAAGAAATAATGCATGATTACCACAAGCCAAAATCTGTTTTACGAATGGAAAGGCCCAACGTGGTGATAATTGTAATTGAAAGTTTTACTGCCAATCTTATCCAAAAACTAGGAGGAGTGGCTGGTGTTACCCCAAATTTTGATGCTTTAACCGGGGATGGACTCCTCTTTTCACATATCTATTCTAGTGGTTTTCGAAGCGAAAAGGGCATGGCCGCTATCTTTAGCGGATATCCTGATCAACCGCAAACTTCCGTGGTTAAGTTTCCGGAAAAAACTCAAAAGCTCCCTTTCGTTTCCAGAGAGTTAATGAAGAATGGTTATTCTACAGCCTTTTACTATGGTGGCGATCTTAATTTTGCCAACATGCGTTCCTATTTTATGAATGGTGGGTTTCAGAAGTTGGTCACCGTAGACGATTTTCCGGCAGCTTACAACGAGTCGAAATGGGGTGTCAACGATCAGCATCTTTTCGACCGTCTTTTTGCGGATTTACAAACGGCAAAAGGGCCATTCTTTTATGGGCTTTTTACTCTAAGTAGTCACGAACCCTATGAGGTTCCGCTAAAATCGAAATTCCTTACCAGCGAGGAGGTTGGCAAGTATGAAAACAGTATCCACTACACCGATCAATGTTTGGGTAACTTCTTCAGGGAGGTTAGGAAGTTGCCAGTTTGGGATTCCACCCTCTTTATAGTCGTGGCCGATCATGGCCATCGTCTGCCTGGGAATTATCCGAGCCACGACGAACGGAAGTTTCGGATACCCATGCTTTGGCTCGGAGGAGCGCTTAGCGTAAGGGACTCCATCGTGTCAAAAACGGGTTCCCAATTTGATATTGCAGCTACCCTACTCACACAGATGAAGGTGGATCGGACCGCTTTTAACTTTTCAAAGGATTTGCTTACTCACGAGAACGTTGGTTTTGCCTCATATACCTATACTGATGGTTTTGGTTTTGTTACCGATTCTACCGTAATGGTTTATGATAATACAAGCAATAAGTTTATTCAGGAGCAAAACGGTAATGAATCGTTCGGTAAAAAAGGAAAGGCACTCTTTCAACTTTACCAGAAGCACTTTTCGAAGTTGTGA
- a CDS encoding ABC transporter ATP-binding protein, with amino-acid sequence MKKFGKIFKYLIPYKGTVGLIIGLNILGAFFSVFTLAMVIPFLNVLFDQIPAVTSTVPFSLSVNSILHNFNYFISSIKVSQGITYALVFMCTFVVIMTFFKNLFTYLSLYYMAPFRNGVVRDIRNKMYRKVLELPLGYYSEERKGDIISKITNDVNELEVSIMRSMEMFFRDPILVIVYMVVLLIMSPQLTLFVFVLLPVAGLLIGRIGKNLRKHSFKGQRRLGFLLSTLEETLGGLRIIKAFNAEEKMIQRFESTNSFYTRILVKVNRRRDLASPLSEFLGVAVVVILMWYGGKMVLKGDGSLTAASLIGYLVIFSQIITPAKSFSQAYFNVLKGMASADRIDAVIEADNPIKEKDDARVVEQFGEKIEYRNVCFKYQDEPVLRNVSLTIEKGKTVALVGQSGSGKSTFVDLLPRFYDATEGEILVDGVDIKDFSIKSLRGLMGNVNQEPILFNDTFYNNIAFGLPNATIGSVMAAAKVANAHDFIEASPNGYYTNIGDRGGKLSGGQRQRVSIARAILKNPPIMILDEATSALDTESERLVQEALENLMKNRTSIVIAHRLSTVKNADLICVLQDGEIVERGKHDELIGLGGIYSKLYNLQR; translated from the coding sequence GTGAAAAAGTTTGGAAAGATTTTTAAGTATTTAATTCCATACAAGGGAACTGTAGGTTTGATAATTGGGTTGAACATTTTGGGAGCGTTCTTTTCAGTTTTCACACTTGCGATGGTAATTCCTTTTTTGAATGTGCTTTTCGATCAGATACCTGCAGTAACCAGTACCGTACCGTTTTCGCTAAGTGTTAATTCTATTCTACACAATTTTAATTATTTTATAAGCAGTATAAAAGTTAGTCAAGGAATTACATATGCCTTGGTTTTCATGTGCACGTTTGTAGTTATAATGACATTCTTTAAGAATCTATTTACGTATCTCTCGCTTTATTACATGGCGCCTTTTCGTAATGGAGTTGTAAGGGATATCAGGAACAAGATGTATCGAAAAGTTCTTGAACTACCATTGGGATATTATTCTGAGGAGCGAAAAGGAGACATAATTTCCAAAATCACCAACGATGTAAATGAGTTGGAGGTGAGTATTATGCGCTCTATGGAGATGTTCTTTAGAGATCCCATTCTTGTTATTGTATATATGGTTGTTCTGCTGATAATGAGCCCTCAGCTTACCCTTTTTGTTTTCGTGCTACTTCCGGTAGCTGGGTTGTTAATTGGCCGTATTGGCAAAAACTTGCGGAAACACTCATTTAAGGGACAACGTCGCTTAGGATTCTTACTGTCTACGCTTGAAGAAACCCTTGGTGGTCTTCGCATTATTAAGGCTTTTAATGCTGAGGAAAAAATGATTCAGCGCTTTGAAAGCACGAACTCATTCTATACCAGAATTCTGGTAAAGGTTAACCGTCGCCGCGATTTGGCCTCTCCGTTAAGCGAATTCTTGGGTGTTGCTGTTGTGGTAATTCTCATGTGGTATGGTGGAAAAATGGTTCTCAAAGGTGATGGCAGCCTTACTGCTGCTAGTTTAATTGGATATTTGGTGATTTTTTCGCAGATTATAACTCCTGCAAAATCATTTAGTCAGGCCTACTTTAATGTGTTAAAGGGTATGGCTTCTGCCGATCGGATTGATGCGGTTATCGAAGCTGATAATCCGATTAAGGAGAAGGATGACGCTAGGGTGGTTGAACAATTTGGTGAGAAAATTGAGTATCGCAACGTTTGCTTTAAATACCAAGATGAGCCTGTCCTAAGGAATGTGAGTCTAACTATAGAGAAGGGAAAGACGGTGGCACTAGTTGGCCAGTCTGGTTCGGGAAAGTCGACCTTTGTCGATCTACTTCCTCGCTTCTATGATGCAACTGAAGGCGAGATTTTGGTTGATGGTGTCGACATAAAAGATTTTAGTATAAAAAGTTTGCGCGGGTTGATGGGCAATGTAAATCAAGAGCCTATTCTCTTTAACGATACCTTTTATAACAACATTGCCTTTGGGTTGCCAAATGCTACAATCGGAAGCGTTATGGCTGCGGCAAAAGTTGCCAATGCGCACGATTTTATTGAGGCAAGCCCTAATGGTTACTACACAAATATAGGGGATAGGGGTGGAAAGTTATCTGGAGGACAACGCCAACGCGTTAGCATTGCACGTGCCATTCTGAAAAATCCACCAATCATGATTCTCGATGAGGCCACCTCTGCACTGGATACTGAATCGGAAAGGTTGGTTCAGGAAGCGCTGGAAAACCTCATGAAGAATCGAACTTCCATCGTTATTGCTCACCGTCTGTCCACGGTTAAGAATGCCGATCTAATCTGTGTTCTTCAGGATGGTGAAATTGTCGAGCGTGGTAAGCACGATGAGTTAATTGGTCTAGGTGGGATTTATTCCAAGTTGTACAATCTACAGCGGTAG
- the purB gene encoding adenylosuccinate lyase: MEKFSLSAISPIDGRYRSKVEECARYFSEEAIIRYRVLVEVEYFIALCEIPLPQLKGVNEELFVQLREVYLHFTTEDAQRVKEIERVTNHDVKAIEYFLKEKMDNLKVGGMKEFVHFGLTSQDINNTAFPYALKDFAHEVYYPLLDQLLEQLNGMVEEWKDISMLARTHGQPASPTRLGKELAVFVERVGKQLNLLRDIPCSAKFGGATGNFNAHAVAYPYIDWVSFSNNFVNKTLGLDRSQTTTQIEHYDNFAAIFDNFKRINTILMDLSRDMWQYIAMEYFKQKIVSGEVGSSAMPHKVNPIDFENAEGNFGIANALFEHLSAKLPISRLQRDLTDSTVLRNIGVPSAHTILAFKSLMKGLDKLILNQVAIDADLENNWMVVAEGIQTILRREGVENPYEMLKALTRTNAKVNEQTFKTFIAGLPVSDEVKQELSAISPTSYTGL, from the coding sequence ATGGAAAAATTTTCTTTGTCTGCCATTTCACCAATCGATGGCCGTTATAGGAGTAAGGTTGAGGAGTGCGCACGTTACTTCTCCGAAGAAGCAATAATTCGCTACCGGGTCCTCGTTGAGGTGGAGTATTTTATTGCCCTTTGTGAGATTCCCTTGCCCCAACTAAAGGGTGTCAATGAAGAATTATTTGTCCAGCTGCGCGAGGTTTATCTACATTTTACTACAGAGGATGCTCAGCGAGTTAAGGAGATAGAACGAGTTACTAACCATGATGTTAAAGCCATTGAGTATTTCTTAAAGGAAAAAATGGATAACCTTAAGGTGGGTGGAATGAAGGAGTTTGTTCATTTTGGCCTCACCTCTCAGGATATTAACAACACGGCATTTCCCTATGCACTTAAGGATTTTGCCCATGAGGTATACTATCCATTGCTGGATCAATTGCTCGAGCAGCTAAACGGTATGGTAGAAGAGTGGAAGGATATCTCCATGTTGGCACGTACACATGGACAACCGGCTTCCCCTACACGCCTGGGTAAGGAGTTGGCCGTTTTTGTTGAGCGGGTGGGAAAGCAACTTAACCTTTTGCGTGATATTCCTTGTTCTGCAAAGTTTGGTGGAGCAACCGGAAACTTTAATGCACATGCCGTGGCCTATCCTTATATCGATTGGGTCAGTTTCTCAAATAACTTTGTAAACAAGACGTTGGGGCTCGATCGATCGCAGACTACTACGCAAATTGAACATTACGACAACTTTGCTGCTATTTTTGATAACTTCAAGCGGATAAATACCATCCTTATGGATTTGTCGCGCGATATGTGGCAGTACATTGCAATGGAGTACTTTAAGCAGAAGATTGTGAGTGGGGAGGTAGGATCCTCAGCCATGCCGCATAAGGTAAATCCCATCGACTTCGAGAATGCTGAAGGAAACTTTGGAATTGCCAATGCACTTTTCGAACATCTTAGCGCCAAATTACCTATTTCTCGTCTTCAGCGCGATTTGACCGACTCCACCGTTCTTAGAAATATTGGTGTTCCATCCGCACATACCATTCTTGCCTTCAAATCGTTGATGAAGGGTTTGGATAAACTCATTCTCAATCAGGTTGCCATTGATGCCGATTTGGAGAACAACTGGATGGTTGTGGCCGAAGGCATTCAAACAATACTCCGTCGCGAAGGTGTTGAGAATCCATACGAAATGTTGAAGGCATTAACCCGGACAAACGCTAAGGTTAATGAGCAGACATTTAAGACGTTTATTGCAGGATTGCCTGTGAGTGACGAGGTAAAGCAGGAACTCAGTGCAATTTCCCCCACTAGTTACACCGGATTGTAA
- a CDS encoding MqnA/MqnD/SBP family protein → MPNIRVALPLHINTIPFVFGLQRHYIKDEIILDTMEFSDSVQQLQLNTIDVALVPIEMLSQFNSYHIVSNYCLSSQRDMQSIALALQGDISILSTIYYDPRQSVCTLLVNILAKGYWKCNPKLQPLPSNDKIHNLKIGEGILLMDSEAIDTYQKQNCLVDLCAEWKKFTGLPLVMAVWISLKPMPVAFLDKFNNALRFGTSSINQALEENILYTDFQKSKAKRQLHQGISFIFDQEKIVSMKLFQQLQANLNVPEQIQPERKPFAQVNCLTS, encoded by the coding sequence ATGCCAAATATAAGAGTAGCACTACCTTTGCATATCAACACGATTCCCTTTGTTTTTGGACTACAACGTCATTACATTAAGGATGAGATCATTCTTGACACAATGGAGTTTTCCGATTCGGTGCAGCAACTTCAGCTAAACACAATCGATGTGGCGCTCGTGCCTATCGAAATGCTGTCACAATTTAACTCTTACCATATTGTGAGTAATTACTGCCTGAGTTCCCAACGCGATATGCAATCGATCGCCCTTGCACTCCAAGGCGATATTTCGATACTCAGCACTATTTACTACGACCCGAGACAATCGGTGTGCACCTTACTTGTTAATATCTTAGCTAAGGGATATTGGAAATGCAACCCAAAATTACAACCGCTTCCTTCCAACGATAAAATACACAATCTGAAGATAGGAGAAGGGATCCTATTGATGGATAGTGAGGCCATAGACACCTATCAAAAGCAGAATTGTCTCGTTGACCTATGCGCTGAATGGAAAAAATTTACGGGATTGCCTTTAGTTATGGCCGTGTGGATTTCGCTAAAACCGATGCCAGTAGCATTTTTAGATAAATTTAATAATGCTCTTCGCTTTGGCACAAGTAGCATTAACCAAGCACTCGAGGAGAATATCTTATACACTGATTTCCAAAAATCCAAGGCAAAACGACAATTACATCAAGGAATTAGTTTCATATTCGATCAGGAGAAAATAGTATCCATGAAACTATTCCAACAGCTTCAGGCCAACCTAAATGTTCCTGAGCAGATACAACCCGAGAGGAAACCATTTGCGCAGGTTAATTGTTTAACATCCTAA
- the corA gene encoding magnesium/cobalt transporter CorA: MISIYYKALKKIIHEADIKVFSDLPIDEVLWIDLNNPSLKEKKAVESFIGSNLTSRQKAEEIESSSRYSETENMVIANSNFLIQGEDSFTYEPVSFILKDSILISMRNADLKVFDESSRKFQINYKAFPTGYHIMVALLETRIDLDADMVESIAREISQISKRLSLNTDIDEEIILTINQLQENTMLMRENIIDKQRVLSGIMKSERFPSDITPKLTIMIKDVGSLINHTDFSFERLEYLQNTFLGLINIEQNKIIKIFTVASVVFMPPTLIASMYGMNFKIMPELSWVGGYPFAVGLMITSSILTLYMFRRRKWL, from the coding sequence ATGATTTCGATATACTACAAGGCATTAAAGAAAATAATACACGAAGCGGATATTAAGGTATTTAGCGACTTGCCCATTGATGAGGTGCTCTGGATCGACCTTAACAATCCCAGCTTAAAGGAGAAGAAGGCAGTAGAATCATTTATCGGATCAAACCTAACCTCTCGGCAAAAAGCAGAAGAAATTGAAAGTTCTTCGCGCTATTCCGAAACGGAAAACATGGTGATTGCCAACTCAAACTTCCTCATTCAGGGTGAGGATTCATTTACCTACGAGCCAGTATCATTTATCCTGAAGGATAGCATTTTAATCTCAATGCGGAATGCCGATCTTAAGGTATTTGATGAATCAAGCCGGAAGTTTCAGATCAACTATAAAGCCTTCCCTACCGGTTACCACATTATGGTGGCTTTGCTGGAAACACGAATAGACCTCGATGCCGACATGGTGGAGAGCATTGCCCGTGAAATCTCACAAATCAGCAAGCGGTTGTCGCTAAACACCGACATAGACGAGGAAATTATCCTCACCATCAACCAGCTACAGGAGAACACCATGCTCATGCGCGAAAACATCATCGACAAACAGCGCGTATTGTCCGGCATAATGAAAAGTGAACGTTTCCCAAGCGATATTACGCCCAAGCTTACCATTATGATTAAGGACGTAGGATCGCTCATAAACCACACCGACTTTAGCTTTGAGCGTTTGGAATACCTTCAGAACACCTTTCTTGGGCTTATCAACATTGAACAGAACAAAATCATCAAGATTTTTACAGTGGCCTCGGTAGTATTTATGCCGCCTACCCTCATTGCTAGTATGTATGGCATGAACTTTAAGATAATGCCCGAACTCAGCTGGGTGGGTGGCTATCCATTTGCTGTTGGCCTTATGATTACCTCGTCCATCCTTACGCTATACATGTTCCGCCGCCGAAAATGGCTTTAA
- a CDS encoding NfeD family protein produces the protein MTIIRITLVVTTILALFSSSFAQPTNSATKKTLVYKMEIVREIDPAAWRIVKSGLNEAVTLKADLILIRMNTYGGLVNVADSIRTKILNCKIPIWVFIDNQAASAGALISIACDRIYMRQGASIGAATVVDQTGAAMPDKYQSFMRSMMRATAESHGKDTLFNGKDSIFKWRRDPLIAEAMVDPRTIIPGLIDSTKVLTFTTQEAIKYGYCEGEAESVSEVLSLGKISNYEIREQHISALEKAIGFLLNPLVQGILIMLIFAGIYFELQTPGIGFPLVLALSAAVVYFAPLYMEGLAENWELSLFFIGLILIAVEVFAIPGFGVIGIAGITFTFLGLTLSMIDNEIFRQEGPIPTILIVQPVLIVALSMFLSLIMAITLSQKLFTDKRSPLYRLALHTSLKGEDGFVGIDLNQKNMIGKNGITLTMLRPAGKVTINEEIFDAISTDGVIDKDQPVFVKKDEAGQLYVSKV, from the coding sequence ATGACAATAATTCGTATTACACTAGTCGTTACGACCATTCTAGCTCTTTTCAGCAGTTCATTTGCGCAACCAACCAATTCTGCGACAAAGAAGACGCTGGTATACAAAATGGAGATTGTGCGGGAAATTGACCCCGCGGCTTGGAGAATTGTTAAGAGTGGGCTAAATGAAGCGGTAACACTAAAGGCCGACCTCATTCTAATTCGAATGAATACCTATGGGGGCCTAGTGAACGTCGCCGACTCCATTCGGACCAAGATTCTCAACTGCAAGATTCCCATCTGGGTTTTTATCGACAACCAAGCAGCTTCGGCCGGAGCGCTAATATCCATTGCCTGCGATAGAATTTATATGCGCCAGGGGGCAAGTATTGGAGCGGCCACGGTGGTTGACCAAACCGGAGCAGCCATGCCCGACAAATACCAATCCTTTATGCGATCGATGATGCGCGCCACTGCTGAATCGCACGGAAAGGATACCCTGTTCAATGGCAAGGACTCCATCTTTAAATGGAGGCGCGACCCATTAATTGCAGAGGCAATGGTCGATCCTCGAACGATAATTCCCGGTCTTATTGATTCCACTAAGGTTTTGACCTTTACTACCCAAGAAGCAATTAAGTATGGCTACTGCGAGGGAGAGGCAGAATCGGTTTCGGAGGTACTCAGCCTGGGTAAGATTTCCAACTATGAAATTCGGGAGCAACATATCTCTGCCCTAGAAAAAGCAATTGGCTTCCTGCTAAACCCATTAGTGCAGGGAATTTTAATCATGCTGATTTTTGCTGGAATCTACTTCGAACTGCAAACACCCGGAATAGGTTTTCCGCTGGTATTAGCCTTATCGGCAGCAGTAGTCTACTTTGCGCCACTATACATGGAAGGACTTGCTGAGAACTGGGAACTAAGCCTATTCTTTATTGGGCTAATCCTTATTGCGGTGGAAGTTTTTGCCATACCCGGCTTTGGCGTTATCGGAATAGCGGGAATAACCTTTACATTCCTTGGGCTCACGCTGAGCATGATTGACAATGAGATTTTTCGCCAAGAAGGCCCAATTCCAACCATACTTATCGTTCAACCGGTATTGATTGTGGCCCTCAGTATGTTCTTATCCTTGATAATGGCTATCACCCTAAGTCAAAAACTGTTTACCGACAAGCGCAGCCCGCTCTACCGTTTAGCCTTACATACCAGCCTTAAAGGGGAAGATGGATTTGTGGGTATCGATTTGAACCAAAAAAACATGATTGGGAAGAACGGCATTACCCTTACAATGCTACGCCCGGCAGGGAAGGTAACCATCAACGAGGAGATATTCGACGCTATTTCCACCGATGGAGTCATTGATAAAGACCAACCAGTATTTGTAAAAAAGGATGAAGCAGGACAACTTTACGTTTCGAAGGTTTAA
- a CDS encoding GNAT family N-acetyltransferase: MAKPYNIREYCPNDYRGVLTLWQQTGLGGAHRGDNEKTIALSIALGGKFFVVEDTATDTIVGTSWMTFDGRRLHLHHFGIQPQLQKTGIGTDLAIESLAFAKEKKIQVKLEVHKDNLKAINLYRKLGFEYLGDYDVYIIRDVEGLKG; the protein is encoded by the coding sequence ATGGCAAAACCATACAATATTCGAGAGTATTGCCCCAATGATTACCGAGGAGTTTTAACCCTATGGCAACAAACAGGCCTTGGCGGTGCTCACCGTGGCGATAACGAAAAGACGATTGCCCTATCCATTGCCCTTGGAGGCAAGTTCTTTGTAGTAGAAGATACGGCAACAGACACCATTGTTGGCACCTCATGGATGACCTTCGATGGGCGACGCCTTCACCTTCACCACTTTGGAATTCAACCACAACTCCAGAAGACAGGCATTGGCACCGACTTGGCTATTGAGAGCCTTGCCTTTGCTAAGGAAAAAAAGATACAGGTAAAGTTGGAAGTGCATAAGGATAACCTAAAGGCCATCAACCTTTATCGCAAACTAGGCTTTGAATACCTAGGCGACTATGATGTGTATATTATCCGTGATGTGGAAGGCCTGAAGGGGTAA
- a CDS encoding HAD-IIB family hydrolase, with product MAIRMVVTDLDGTLLKDDHTVDSRDIHTLTQLGKSGVVRVAATGRSIFTAAQVLEPNFPIDFLVFSTGSGVIDWATKELTMVMQMETVEVNHIAQILVKEQFDFMIHEAIPQNHIFQFHASGNPNPDFERRCEFYHGFNTPFIPGIPYPEPCTQILIILAASQSAREVEIRKLLRNYSIIKATSPFDKESIWLEIFPLGVSKAHGIDWISNVKGIERSEIFAIGNDYNDLEMLDHAAHSYVVANAPADMLNRYKNTGSNEQSGFTSALESAFALCV from the coding sequence ATGGCAATTCGAATGGTGGTTACCGATTTAGATGGGACATTGCTCAAGGATGATCATACGGTTGATTCGCGCGACATTCATACGCTTACCCAGTTGGGCAAAAGTGGTGTTGTTCGGGTTGCCGCTACGGGCCGGTCTATTTTTACAGCAGCGCAGGTGCTTGAGCCAAACTTCCCCATCGACTTTCTTGTTTTCTCTACGGGCTCTGGTGTTATTGATTGGGCTACAAAGGAGTTGACTATGGTTATGCAGATGGAGACGGTAGAGGTGAACCATATTGCTCAAATTTTGGTAAAGGAGCAGTTCGATTTTATGATTCACGAGGCTATTCCTCAGAACCATATCTTTCAATTTCACGCATCGGGCAATCCGAACCCCGACTTTGAGCGGCGCTGCGAATTTTACCATGGTTTTAATACGCCGTTCATTCCGGGTATTCCCTATCCTGAGCCATGCACTCAGATCCTTATTATTTTGGCTGCGAGTCAATCTGCTCGGGAAGTGGAGATAAGAAAATTATTGAGGAACTACAGCATTATAAAGGCAACTTCCCCTTTCGATAAGGAGTCGATTTGGCTAGAGATTTTTCCATTAGGGGTTTCAAAGGCCCATGGAATTGATTGGATCTCGAACGTTAAGGGCATCGAAAGATCAGAGATTTTTGCTATTGGCAACGATTATAACGATTTGGAGATGCTCGACCATGCAGCCCATAGCTATGTGGTTGCCAATGCCCCAGCCGATATGCTAAATAGGTATAAGAATACAGGGAGTAACGAGCAAAGCGGATTTACTTCTGCACTGGAATCGGCTTTTGCCTTGTGCGTGTAG
- a CDS encoding pyridoxamine kinase — protein sequence MMHNPVKRVAAIHDLSGFGRASLTVVTPILSCMGVQVCPLPTAVLSTHSKFKDYHFVDLTDHLLPIIEHWERLNLQFDGIYSGFLGSFRQIEIVSDFIRRFRTKQTLVVVDPVMGDDGVLYGPMTPEIVSGMRQMISLADIITPNITEAAFLLGRPMPELMTEGEVKRWLLDLAELGPQIVIITSVPDQREKRHTSVYAYNKSDNRFWRVTCTYLPAAYPGTGDAFASVLTGALLQGDSLPMAIDRAVAFASLGVRASFGYGNSSNEGILLERILPSLQMPVQPSSYELIEN from the coding sequence CCTCACGGTAGTAACTCCAATACTATCCTGCATGGGCGTTCAGGTTTGTCCACTTCCAACGGCGGTTCTTTCTACTCATAGCAAGTTTAAGGATTATCATTTTGTAGACCTTACCGATCATCTTCTGCCCATCATTGAGCATTGGGAACGGTTAAATCTCCAGTTTGATGGCATTTATAGCGGTTTCCTCGGTTCATTTCGGCAAATAGAAATTGTCAGCGATTTTATCCGTCGGTTCCGTACCAAACAAACCTTGGTGGTGGTGGATCCGGTAATGGGCGATGATGGTGTTCTTTATGGTCCCATGACCCCTGAGATTGTATCGGGCATGCGCCAGATGATTTCGCTTGCCGATATCATCACTCCCAACATTACCGAAGCGGCATTCTTACTCGGCAGGCCTATGCCCGAATTAATGACGGAGGGTGAAGTTAAACGTTGGTTATTGGATTTGGCTGAGTTGGGCCCGCAAATAGTGATTATTACTAGCGTGCCCGACCAACGCGAAAAACGTCATACCTCGGTGTATGCTTACAATAAATCGGATAATCGTTTTTGGAGAGTAACCTGCACTTACCTTCCAGCCGCATATCCCGGTACCGGTGATGCCTTTGCGAGTGTACTTACGGGTGCCTTGCTTCAAGGCGATAGCTTACCAATGGCTATTGATAGGGCAGTTGCCTTTGCTTCGCTGGGGGTTAGGGCCTCCTTTGGTTACGGAAATAGTTCCAACGAGGGTATTCTGCTCGAACGAATTCTGCCATCGCTTCAAATGCCAGTGCAGCCAAGCAGCTATGAACTTATCGAAAATTAG